From one Amycolatopsis sp. FDAARGOS 1241 genomic stretch:
- the crtI gene encoding phytoene desaturase family protein, with protein sequence MTKTVTGPTDHVVVVGAGLAGLSATLHLLGSGRRVTLLEQDKVPGGRAGQQDFGANAVDTGASVLTMPELVDEALHAVGESLADTLQLTKLDPAYHARFADGSTLALRTDGDAMEQEIRVFAGPAEAAGYRALRRWLTDLYAVQKDHFIGANFDTPLELARPELAKLAALGGFGRLGPKIAHFLRDERVRRLFSFQALYAGLDPARALGAYGVIAYMDTVGGVYYPHGGMGAIARTMAGAAARAGADLRFGTEAAWLERVSSRVRAVRTRTGERIECDAVVLATELSTAYRLLGARPNRVLPLRYSPSAVVLHGHTTRSWDQLGHHTIFFGRAWEQTFTEIVREGRLMSDPSLLVTRPTATEPGLAGDGGEIVSVLAPAPNLRRGRIDWPRIGPAYREELVRTLEARGLTGFGAEFTVDELVTPAGWAARGLAAGTPFSLAHTFTQTGPFRPANLVRAAGNVVLAGCGTTPGVGIPPVLISGRLAAERITGR encoded by the coding sequence GTGACCAAAACCGTCACCGGGCCCACCGACCACGTGGTGGTGGTCGGAGCGGGCCTGGCCGGGCTTTCGGCGACGCTGCACCTGCTCGGCTCGGGCCGGCGCGTCACGCTGCTGGAGCAGGACAAGGTGCCCGGCGGCCGCGCGGGACAGCAGGACTTCGGCGCGAACGCCGTCGACACCGGTGCGAGCGTGCTGACCATGCCCGAACTCGTCGACGAGGCCCTGCACGCCGTCGGCGAGTCGCTCGCGGACACGCTGCAGCTCACAAAGCTCGACCCCGCGTACCACGCCCGGTTCGCCGACGGCAGCACCCTCGCGCTGCGCACCGACGGCGACGCGATGGAGCAGGAGATCCGCGTGTTCGCCGGCCCCGCGGAGGCCGCCGGCTACCGCGCGCTGCGCCGCTGGCTCACCGACCTGTACGCGGTGCAGAAGGACCACTTCATCGGCGCCAACTTCGACACGCCACTCGAGCTGGCGCGCCCCGAGCTCGCGAAGCTCGCCGCGCTGGGCGGGTTCGGCCGGCTCGGCCCGAAGATCGCGCACTTCCTGCGCGACGAACGCGTGCGCCGGCTCTTCTCGTTCCAGGCGCTGTACGCCGGGCTCGACCCGGCGCGGGCGCTCGGCGCGTACGGCGTGATCGCGTACATGGACACCGTCGGCGGTGTCTACTACCCGCATGGCGGCATGGGCGCGATCGCCCGAACCATGGCCGGCGCCGCCGCGAGAGCCGGCGCCGACCTGCGGTTCGGCACCGAGGCGGCGTGGCTGGAGCGGGTGTCGTCGCGCGTGCGCGCGGTCCGCACGCGCACCGGCGAGCGGATCGAGTGCGACGCCGTCGTGCTCGCCACCGAGCTGAGCACGGCCTACCGGCTGCTCGGCGCGCGCCCGAACCGGGTCCTGCCGCTGCGGTACTCGCCCTCGGCCGTGGTGCTGCACGGGCACACCACGAGGTCGTGGGACCAGCTCGGGCACCACACGATCTTCTTCGGCCGCGCCTGGGAGCAGACGTTCACCGAGATCGTGCGCGAGGGCCGCCTGATGAGCGACCCGTCGCTGCTCGTCACCCGCCCGACCGCGACGGAACCGGGCCTCGCGGGCGACGGCGGCGAGATCGTGTCCGTCCTCGCGCCCGCCCCGAACCTGCGCCGCGGGCGCATCGACTGGCCGCGCATCGGCCCCGCCTACCGCGAAGAACTCGTCCGCACGCTGGAAGCGCGCGGGCTCACCGGGTTCGGCGCCGAGTTCACCGTGGACGAACTCGTGACGCCGGCCGGCTGGGCCGCGCGCGGGCTCGCCGCGGGCACGCCGTTCTCGCTCGCCCACACGTTCACGCAGACCGGCCCGTTCCGGCCGGCCAACCTGGTGCGGGCCGCGGGCAACGTGGTGCTCGCCGGCTGCGGCACCACCCCCGGCGTCGGCATCCCGCCGGTGCTGATCTCCGGACGCCTCGCCGCGGAAAGGATCACCGGCCGGTGA
- a CDS encoding polyprenyl synthetase family protein, whose amino-acid sequence MDVPGFDDDLPAHVERALAAFLGRASDGIVRTEPSVRAGIDVLSGFVLNGGKRIRPTFAWWGWRGAGGAASGEHAEGALQVVASLELIQACALIHDDLIDSSDSRRGSPTVHVASAKVHADHGWLGSPATFGLATAVLVGDLALAWADDMFAEAPLPAETLARARPAWRAMRTEVLAGQYLDVRTQAVGDASPEAALRIDRLKTAAYTVQRPLHLGAALAGAGDELVTTLLEFGGDVGVAFQLRDDLLGVFGDPSVTGKPAGDDLREGKRTLLVALGLQLADERGDRTAAKVIDGAIGKADLSDTAVDTVRDALTSVGAVEAVERRIDELTHSAMAALDRAHLAEPAPAALAELVGKATRRTS is encoded by the coding sequence ATGGATGTGCCCGGTTTCGACGACGACCTGCCCGCCCACGTCGAGCGGGCGCTGGCCGCGTTCCTCGGCCGGGCCAGTGACGGGATCGTGCGGACGGAGCCGAGCGTGCGGGCCGGCATCGACGTGCTTTCGGGGTTCGTGCTGAACGGCGGGAAGCGCATCCGGCCGACGTTCGCGTGGTGGGGCTGGCGCGGCGCCGGCGGTGCGGCGTCCGGGGAGCACGCCGAAGGGGCGCTGCAGGTCGTCGCGAGCCTCGAGCTGATCCAGGCGTGCGCGCTGATCCACGACGACCTCATCGACTCCTCCGACTCGCGCCGCGGGTCCCCGACGGTGCACGTGGCGTCGGCGAAGGTGCACGCGGACCACGGGTGGCTGGGCTCTCCCGCCACGTTCGGGCTGGCCACGGCCGTGCTGGTCGGCGACCTCGCGCTGGCGTGGGCCGACGACATGTTCGCCGAGGCCCCGCTGCCGGCCGAGACGCTGGCGCGGGCGCGGCCGGCGTGGCGCGCGATGCGCACGGAGGTCCTCGCCGGGCAGTACCTGGACGTGCGGACGCAGGCCGTCGGCGACGCTTCGCCCGAGGCGGCGCTGCGAATCGACCGGCTGAAGACCGCCGCGTACACCGTGCAGCGCCCGCTGCACCTCGGCGCTGCGCTGGCCGGCGCGGGCGACGAGCTGGTCACCACGCTGCTGGAATTCGGCGGCGACGTCGGCGTGGCCTTCCAGCTGCGCGACGACCTGCTCGGGGTGTTCGGCGACCCGTCCGTGACCGGCAAGCCCGCCGGCGACGACCTGCGCGAGGGCAAGCGCACGCTGCTCGTGGCGCTGGGCCTGCAGCTGGCCGACGAACGCGGCGACCGGACCGCGGCGAAAGTGATCGACGGCGCGATCGGCAAAGCCGACTTGTCCGACACCGCCGTCGACACCGTGCGCGACGCCCTCACGAGCGTCGGCGCGGTCGAGGCCGTCGAGCGGCGCATCGACGAGCTCACCCACTCGGCGATGGCTGCGCTCGACCGCGCGCACCTGGCCGAGCCGGCGCCAGCCGCGCTGGCCGAGCTGGTCGGCAAGGCGACGCGGCGGACCTCGTGA
- a CDS encoding phytoene/squalene synthase family protein → MTELDAAGITEPGLRAAYTECRRINAHHGRTFFLATRLLPARARPAAHALYGFARMADELVDNPEPGSDPKSALGTVAGMVDEVYEGGTPSDPVLAALADTVRRYEIRRELVDAFLHSMRMDLTVTEYATYADLAEYVHGSACVIGLQMLPVFGTVVPLAEAEPSAAALGEAFQLTNFLRDVGEDLDRGRLYLPTEELAAFGVDRELLVESRRRNASDPRVRRALAVAVARARAVYRRAEAGLPLLRPESRPCVRTAITLYEGILDEIERLDYDVLNRRAVVGTGRRLTVALPQLAAVWARSRVRRL, encoded by the coding sequence GTGACAGAACTGGACGCCGCCGGCATCACGGAGCCCGGCCTGCGGGCCGCGTACACCGAGTGCCGTCGCATCAACGCCCACCACGGCCGCACGTTCTTCCTCGCCACCCGCCTGCTGCCGGCGCGCGCCCGGCCGGCGGCGCACGCGCTGTACGGCTTCGCGCGCATGGCCGACGAACTCGTGGACAACCCCGAACCCGGTTCCGATCCGAAGAGCGCGCTCGGCACCGTGGCCGGGATGGTCGACGAGGTCTACGAAGGCGGCACGCCTTCGGACCCCGTTTTGGCGGCGCTCGCGGACACCGTGCGCCGTTATGAGATCCGGCGCGAGCTCGTGGACGCGTTCCTGCACTCGATGCGGATGGACCTCACCGTGACCGAGTACGCGACGTACGCGGATCTCGCCGAGTACGTCCACGGCTCCGCGTGCGTGATCGGGCTGCAGATGCTGCCGGTGTTCGGCACCGTCGTGCCACTGGCGGAAGCGGAACCGAGCGCTGCGGCGCTCGGGGAGGCCTTCCAGCTCACCAATTTCCTGCGCGACGTCGGCGAAGACCTCGACCGCGGGCGCCTGTATCTGCCCACGGAGGAACTCGCGGCGTTCGGTGTCGACCGTGAGCTGCTCGTGGAATCCCGGCGCCGCAACGCCTCCGACCCGCGCGTGCGGCGCGCGCTCGCCGTCGCCGTGGCGCGCGCCCGCGCGGTGTACCGGCGCGCCGAGGCCGGACTTCCCTTGCTGCGCCCCGAATCCCGGCCATGCGTGCGGACCGCGATCACGCTCTACGAAGGAATCCTCGACGAGATCGAGAGACTCGACTACGACGTGCTGAACCGGCGCGCGGTCGTCGGGACGGGCCGCCGGCTGACCGTCGCGCTGCCGCAACTGGCCGCCGTGTGGGCCCGGTCCCGCGTGCGTAGGCTCTGA
- a CDS encoding LLM class F420-dependent oxidoreductase gives MTGSTKRLRIGLQLQPQHADYDSIRRTASAAEDLGADIVFNWDHFFPLYGDPDGLHFECWTMLGAWAESTSRVEIGALVTCNSYRNPELLADMARTVDHISGGRLILGIGSGWFEKDYDEYGYEFGTAGGRLDDLAESLPRIESRLGKLNPAPTRKIPVLIGGGGEKKTLKLVAKHADIWHGFGDPEVVERKVKVLDQHCADLGRDPGEIERSVGVQGDPDELGPKLAELGVTTFTVGVGGPDHDLTALKKWLAWRDKQQG, from the coding sequence ATGACTGGTTCGACCAAGCGGCTGCGGATCGGGCTTCAGCTCCAGCCGCAGCACGCCGACTACGACAGCATCCGCCGCACCGCCTCCGCCGCCGAAGACCTCGGCGCGGACATCGTGTTCAACTGGGACCACTTCTTCCCGCTCTACGGCGATCCCGACGGTCTGCACTTCGAGTGCTGGACCATGCTCGGTGCCTGGGCGGAGTCGACTTCGCGCGTCGAGATCGGCGCGCTGGTGACGTGCAACAGCTACCGCAACCCCGAACTGCTCGCCGACATGGCCCGCACCGTCGACCACATCTCGGGCGGCCGGCTCATCCTCGGCATCGGGTCGGGCTGGTTCGAGAAGGACTACGACGAGTACGGCTACGAGTTCGGCACCGCGGGCGGGCGCCTCGACGACCTGGCCGAGTCGCTGCCGCGCATCGAATCGCGGCTGGGCAAGCTGAACCCGGCGCCGACGCGCAAGATCCCCGTGCTGATCGGCGGTGGCGGCGAGAAGAAGACCCTCAAGCTCGTGGCGAAGCACGCCGACATCTGGCACGGCTTCGGCGACCCGGAAGTCGTTGAGCGCAAGGTGAAAGTCCTCGACCAGCACTGCGCCGACCTCGGCCGCGACCCGGGCGAAATCGAGCGTTCGGTGGGCGTGCAGGGCGACCCGGATGAGCTCGGCCCGAAGCTCGCCGAGCTGGGTGTGACCACGTTCACCGTCGGCGTCGGCGGCCCGGACCACGACCTCACCGCCTTGAAGAAGTGGCTCGCCTGGCGCGACAAGCAGCAGGGCTGA
- a CDS encoding Rv2175c family DNA-binding protein has translation MSGIPVADDVLDSAVAVLPLAEVAAVLGISSNKVRQMLRDGHLIALKRDGELCVPNDFFVKDGVVKGLAGTITVLADSGFSRTEMLRWLFAEDETLPGVTPVNALRTSHGTEVKRRAQAMAF, from the coding sequence GTGAGTGGGATACCTGTCGCCGATGACGTCCTCGACTCCGCGGTCGCCGTTCTTCCGCTGGCGGAGGTGGCGGCCGTGCTCGGGATCTCGTCCAACAAGGTGCGCCAGATGCTTCGCGACGGCCACCTGATCGCGCTGAAACGGGACGGCGAGCTGTGCGTGCCGAACGACTTCTTCGTCAAGGACGGGGTGGTCAAGGGCTTGGCCGGCACGATCACGGTGCTCGCGGACTCGGGGTTCAGCCGCACGGAGATGCTGCGCTGGCTCTTCGCCGAGGACGAGACCCTGCCGGGCGTGACGCCGGTCAACGCACTGCGGACGAGCCACGGCACGGAGGTCAAGCGGCGCGCCCAGGCGATGGCGTTCTAG
- a CDS encoding methylenetetrahydrofolate reductase codes for MKSVIERLQGDSPKFSIEFFPPRDEADEAVLWRAVRELEPLDPAYMSITYGAGGSSRDGTIRSIARVATETTLCPMAHLTAVDHSVSELRNVIGWYAAVGVRNILALRGDPPGDVYGDWVPHPQGLTYAEELVELVRSLGDFCVGVSAFPYGHPRSPDLESDTKYLVRKFRAGADFAIAQLFFEAEDFLRLRDRVAAAGCDALVLPGIMPLTTLRTLHTTIKLSGAPASQRLLDRLEPLSDDPKAFRAAGLDAVTELCEKLIAEGVPDLHFYTFNRSKATREVVTRLGLVPARA; via the coding sequence ATGAAGTCCGTGATCGAGCGGTTGCAGGGGGACTCGCCCAAGTTCTCCATCGAGTTCTTCCCACCCCGGGACGAAGCCGACGAGGCTGTGCTCTGGCGCGCCGTCCGGGAACTCGAGCCGCTGGACCCGGCGTACATGTCCATCACCTACGGCGCGGGCGGTTCGAGCCGCGACGGCACGATCCGCAGCATCGCCCGCGTCGCCACCGAGACGACGCTGTGCCCGATGGCGCACTTGACGGCGGTCGACCACTCCGTTTCGGAGCTGCGCAACGTGATCGGCTGGTACGCGGCGGTCGGCGTGCGCAACATCCTCGCGCTGCGCGGCGACCCGCCCGGCGACGTCTACGGCGACTGGGTGCCGCACCCGCAGGGCCTCACCTATGCCGAGGAGCTCGTCGAGCTCGTCCGCTCCCTGGGCGACTTCTGCGTCGGCGTCTCGGCGTTCCCGTACGGGCACCCGCGTTCGCCGGACCTGGAGTCGGACACGAAGTACCTCGTGCGAAAGTTTCGCGCCGGGGCAGACTTCGCGATCGCGCAGCTGTTCTTCGAGGCCGAGGACTTCCTGCGGTTGCGCGACCGCGTCGCCGCCGCGGGCTGCGACGCGCTGGTGCTGCCCGGGATCATGCCGCTGACGACGCTGCGCACGCTGCACACCACGATCAAGCTCTCTGGGGCGCCCGCGTCGCAGCGGCTCCTCGACCGGCTCGAGCCGCTGTCGGACGACCCGAAAGCGTTCCGCGCGGCCGGTCTCGACGCCGTCACCGAACTGTGCGAGAAGCTCATCGCCGAAGGCGTGCCCGACCTGCACTTCTACACGTTCAACCGGTCGAAGGCGACGCGTGAGGTCGTGACGCGGCTGGGACTGGTCCCCGCCCGGGCGTAA
- a CDS encoding DUF885 domain-containing protein: MATTEQSVHGISDRYVDDYAAVDPVAATMLGVAGYDDQLTDYSPTGHAARAALATRALAELAGTEPADAGERVAKAVFTERVGLDAEIHDAGLDVASLNVIASPVQDLRMVFDLMPTETPEQWANVAARLRKVPEALAGIRASLLTASDAGRVSALRQIGKVAEQCDTWAGLGDAPGFFGGLVGAAGDVGGALSNDLRAGARAAEEAFAEFAGFLRAELAPKAPAKDAVGEDVYKLWSRYFIGASLDLREAYEWGWQEFSRIEAEMRSVANRIRPGATVAEAADVLDADPRYRVHGRPQFQAWMQALSDDALQSLRGKHFDIPDRLMALECRIAPPGGGVGAYYTGPSEDFSRPGRMWWSLPADKDEFTTWREVSTVYHEGVPGHHLQIATAVNQAGRLNKYQRLMTFISAHGEGWALYAERLMQELGYLSDDGNLLGMLSEQLFRAARVVVDLGMHLELQIPAGTGFHEGSRWTPDLGLEFMLTRTITDQAHVRDEIDRYLGWPGQAPAYKLGERLWLSARDDARQRLGDSFDIKEFHTRALEMGGMGLDTLREQLAQFE; the protein is encoded by the coding sequence ATGGCAACAACCGAACAGAGCGTGCACGGTATCTCCGACCGGTACGTCGACGACTACGCGGCCGTCGACCCGGTCGCGGCCACCATGCTCGGCGTCGCGGGGTACGACGACCAGCTCACCGACTACTCGCCCACCGGCCACGCCGCGCGCGCGGCGCTCGCGACGCGCGCGCTGGCCGAACTCGCCGGAACCGAGCCCGCCGACGCGGGCGAGCGGGTCGCGAAAGCCGTGTTCACCGAACGCGTCGGCCTCGACGCCGAGATCCACGACGCAGGTCTCGACGTTGCTTCGCTGAACGTGATCGCGAGCCCGGTGCAGGACCTGCGCATGGTGTTCGACCTGATGCCGACGGAGACCCCCGAGCAGTGGGCGAACGTCGCCGCCCGGCTGCGCAAGGTGCCCGAGGCGCTCGCGGGGATCCGCGCGTCGCTCCTGACCGCGTCCGACGCGGGCCGCGTGTCGGCGCTGCGGCAGATCGGCAAGGTCGCGGAGCAGTGCGACACGTGGGCGGGCCTCGGTGACGCGCCGGGGTTCTTCGGCGGGCTCGTCGGCGCCGCCGGCGACGTCGGCGGCGCGCTGTCGAACGACCTGCGGGCCGGCGCCCGCGCCGCGGAGGAGGCGTTCGCGGAGTTCGCGGGGTTCCTGCGCGCCGAGCTCGCGCCGAAGGCTCCGGCCAAGGACGCCGTCGGCGAGGACGTGTACAAGCTGTGGTCGCGCTACTTCATCGGTGCGTCGCTCGACCTGCGCGAGGCCTACGAGTGGGGCTGGCAGGAGTTCTCGCGCATCGAAGCGGAGATGCGTTCGGTGGCGAACCGGATCCGGCCGGGGGCGACCGTCGCCGAAGCCGCCGACGTGCTCGACGCCGACCCGCGCTACCGCGTGCACGGCCGGCCGCAGTTCCAGGCCTGGATGCAGGCCCTCTCCGACGACGCCCTGCAGTCCCTGCGCGGCAAGCACTTCGACATCCCCGACCGGCTCATGGCGCTCGAGTGCCGCATCGCCCCGCCGGGCGGCGGTGTCGGCGCGTACTACACCGGGCCGAGCGAGGACTTCAGCCGCCCGGGCCGGATGTGGTGGTCGCTGCCCGCGGACAAGGACGAGTTCACCACGTGGCGCGAAGTGTCCACTGTGTACCACGAGGGCGTCCCGGGCCACCACCTCCAGATCGCGACGGCCGTCAACCAGGCCGGACGCCTCAACAAGTACCAGCGGCTGATGACGTTCATCTCCGCCCACGGCGAGGGCTGGGCGCTGTACGCCGAGCGCCTCATGCAGGAACTGGGTTACCTCTCGGACGACGGCAACCTCCTGGGCATGCTTTCGGAGCAGCTCTTCCGCGCCGCCCGCGTCGTCGTCGACCTCGGCATGCACCTGGAACTGCAGATCCCCGCCGGCACCGGTTTCCACGAAGGCTCGCGGTGGACGCCCGACCTGGGCCTGGAGTTCATGCTGACGCGCACCATCACGGACCAGGCCCACGTCCGCGACGAGATCGACCGCTACCTCGGCTGGCCCGGCCAGGCCCCCGCCTACAAACTCGGCGAACGCCTCTGGCTCTCCGCCCGCGACGACGCCCGGCAGCGGCTGGGGGATTCGTTCGACATCAAGGAGTTTCACACGCGGGCCCTCGAAATGGGTGGGATGGGACTGGACACGTTGCGGGAACAGCTGGCTCAGTTCGAGTGA
- the merB gene encoding organomercurial lyase, which yields MSSEDDTAWDEDVRVAVYQAFATHGRAPTGPELAAAAHGSLAVAKQALHRLADDRHLVLDECEHVALAHPFAAIPLGFSVMGARTLWWGGCAWDSFAIPHLVPAEPEVLVATRCPGCTAPTALVVNRSAPPAGAYVAHFPVPTARMWDDVRHTCSVQRLFCDESCVDEWVARSGMAKGAVLDLPALWRLAEGWYAGRLEHGYRRRDPAEAAEYFAAAGLPGEFWTA from the coding sequence ATGAGCAGCGAAGACGACACTGCCTGGGACGAAGACGTGCGAGTGGCCGTGTACCAGGCCTTCGCCACCCACGGCCGCGCGCCCACGGGCCCTGAGCTGGCCGCTGCGGCCCACGGTTCACTCGCCGTGGCGAAGCAGGCACTGCACCGCCTCGCGGACGACCGCCACCTGGTCCTCGACGAATGCGAGCACGTGGCGCTGGCTCACCCGTTCGCAGCGATCCCGCTGGGGTTTTCAGTGATGGGCGCCCGCACGCTCTGGTGGGGCGGCTGCGCGTGGGATTCGTTCGCGATCCCGCACCTCGTGCCCGCCGAACCGGAGGTGCTGGTGGCCACGCGCTGCCCGGGCTGCACCGCGCCCACGGCGCTCGTCGTGAACCGCTCGGCGCCACCGGCCGGCGCGTATGTTGCCCACTTCCCCGTGCCGACGGCCCGCATGTGGGACGACGTGCGCCACACGTGCTCGGTCCAGCGCCTGTTCTGCGACGAGTCCTGTGTGGACGAATGGGTCGCGCGAAGCGGGATGGCCAAGGGCGCGGTGCTGGACCTGCCCGCACTGTGGCGGCTGGCAGAAGGCTGGTACGCCGGGCGCCTCGAGCACGGCTACCGCCGCCGCGACCCGGCCGAAGCGGCGGAGTACTTCGCGGCGGCCGGGTTGCCGGGCGAGTTCTGGACGGCCTAG